A section of the Flavobacteriales bacterium genome encodes:
- a CDS encoding group III truncated hemoglobin has translation MSTAPPPDLDSPERIDALVLAFYERVRPDPVLAPWFAEVDWPHHTPRIQAFWKGLLLGQAGYAGEPMSAHIALHRRLPLNAAQFDRWVELWTDTVRERHAGPKADEAIARAVSIAAVMKHKVLSASASAG, from the coding sequence GTGAGCACCGCCCCACCACCCGACCTGGACAGCCCGGAGCGCATCGACGCGCTGGTGCTGGCCTTCTACGAGCGGGTGCGGCCCGATCCGGTGCTCGCGCCCTGGTTCGCCGAGGTGGACTGGCCGCATCACACCCCGCGGATCCAGGCCTTCTGGAAGGGTCTGTTGCTGGGCCAGGCCGGCTACGCGGGCGAGCCCATGAGCGCCCACATCGCCTTGCACCGACGGCTCCCGCTCAACGCCGCGCAGTTCGACCGGTGGGTGGAGCTGTGGACCGATACGGTGCGGGAGCGCCATGCCGGGCCCAAGGCCGACGAGGCCATCGCCCGCGCGGTGAGCATCGCCGCGGTGATGAAGCACAAGGTGCTCAGCGCTTCGGCTTCCGCAGGGTGA
- a CDS encoding TrkA family potassium uptake protein has product MKIAVFGLGNFGKNLAVKLTQLGHEVIAIDHTMEKVESLKNDVSFAVCLESNDPLAMDTLPLDELDAAVVAIGENEGANIMTTALLVNRKVKRVISRAINDLHEMVLNSMGVTEIVHPEEKAAEGLARKLNLRRLVDQFELPGGFMIAEVVVPDRYVGQPVGQISELRQRRIGLVTVLRKESEKGFLGRRSIKLGALGVVDNDFTPVKGDILVLFGTKEQMAAFTGENE; this is encoded by the coding sequence ATGAAGATCGCAGTCTTCGGCCTCGGCAACTTCGGCAAGAACCTGGCGGTGAAGCTCACCCAGCTGGGCCACGAGGTGATCGCCATCGACCACACCATGGAGAAGGTGGAGAGCCTCAAGAACGACGTGAGCTTCGCGGTGTGCCTGGAGAGCAACGATCCGCTGGCGATGGACACCCTGCCGCTGGACGAGCTGGACGCCGCCGTGGTGGCCATCGGCGAGAACGAGGGTGCCAACATCATGACCACCGCGCTGCTGGTGAACCGCAAAGTGAAGCGGGTGATCAGCCGCGCCATCAACGACCTGCACGAGATGGTGCTCAACTCCATGGGCGTCACCGAGATCGTGCACCCCGAGGAGAAGGCGGCCGAAGGGCTGGCGCGCAAGCTGAACCTGCGCCGGTTGGTGGACCAGTTCGAGCTGCCCGGCGGCTTCATGATCGCCGAAGTGGTGGTGCCCGACCGCTACGTGGGCCAGCCGGTGGGGCAGATCAGCGAGCTGCGCCAGCGGCGCATCGGCCTGGTCACCGTGCTGCGAAAGGAGAGCGAGAAGGGCTTCCTGGGCCGCCGCTCCATCAAGCTCGGCGCGCTCGGCGTGGTGGACAACGACTTCACCCCGGTGAAGGGTGACATCCTGGTGCTCTTCGGCACCAAGGAGCAGATGGCCGCCTTCACCGGCGAGAACGAGTGA
- a CDS encoding ATPase has protein sequence MLRTVLRREVVALTRLLVVVLTILLALLELGYRGEAPTSGMRQELLTGLMFGAGFVMFGAILRTLLKGQRPRKAEIAWFLVWLSFFATHPIGLPVWEGVGLMGNLIFLGLFVFIELSRLELGGGFTLSPALLFTFSFILLITIGTALFMLPKAAVRPLGLIEALFTSTSAVCVTGLTVFDVGTTLTPMGLWILLLLVQLGGLGVMTFTSFFAFFFKGSNSLEEQLRIRDLSNTTLGGARRFIVQVILFTLAVEAIGALFIFQAVPEDQFASFSDRLFFAVFHAISAFNNAGFSTYASGLYDPVMRFNYALQWVVAVMIVFGGLGFGIIFNFANYLRFWVRARVRKWTLGVPCERYPRVVTLSTKLVLFTTAGLLLFGTIAFWVFERDNALREHGGWFGQLTTSFFGSVTPRTAGFNTVNYGTLTVPTLMITILLMYIGASPGSTGGGIKTSTAAVALFNIFSTGRGRERVETGGREIGSMTVRRAFATIVLSLIFLGVSVTVVASLEKDLGLLPIAFECFSAFSTVGLSTGITAELDDAARVALTLVMFVGRVSALTLLIGVLKQVEVSNYRYPKEDILIN, from the coding sequence ATGCTGCGCACGGTGCTCCGCCGCGAGGTGGTCGCCCTGACGCGGTTGCTGGTGGTGGTGCTCACCATCCTGCTGGCCTTGCTGGAGCTGGGCTATCGCGGCGAGGCGCCCACCAGCGGCATGCGGCAGGAGCTGCTCACCGGGCTGATGTTCGGGGCGGGCTTCGTGATGTTCGGGGCCATCCTGCGCACCCTGCTCAAGGGCCAGCGTCCGCGCAAGGCCGAGATCGCCTGGTTCCTGGTCTGGCTCAGCTTCTTCGCCACACACCCCATCGGGCTGCCGGTGTGGGAGGGCGTGGGCCTGATGGGCAACCTGATCTTCCTGGGCCTGTTCGTGTTCATCGAGCTCAGCCGCCTGGAGCTCGGGGGCGGCTTCACCCTGAGCCCGGCGCTGCTCTTCACCTTCAGCTTCATCCTGCTGATCACCATCGGCACGGCCCTGTTCATGCTGCCCAAGGCGGCGGTGCGCCCGCTCGGCCTCATCGAAGCCCTGTTCACCAGCACCAGCGCCGTATGCGTCACCGGGCTCACGGTGTTCGACGTGGGCACCACGCTGACGCCGATGGGCCTGTGGATCCTGCTGCTGCTGGTGCAGCTGGGCGGGCTGGGGGTGATGACCTTCACCAGCTTCTTCGCCTTCTTCTTCAAGGGCAGCAATTCGCTGGAGGAGCAGCTCCGCATCCGTGACCTCAGCAACACCACCCTGGGCGGTGCGCGCCGTTTCATCGTGCAGGTGATCCTCTTCACCCTTGCGGTGGAGGCCATCGGGGCCCTGTTCATCTTCCAGGCCGTGCCGGAGGATCAGTTCGCCAGCTTCAGCGACCGCCTGTTCTTCGCGGTGTTCCATGCCATCAGCGCCTTCAACAACGCCGGCTTCAGCACGTACGCCAGCGGCCTGTACGATCCGGTGATGCGCTTCAACTACGCGCTGCAGTGGGTGGTGGCGGTGATGATCGTCTTCGGCGGCCTGGGCTTCGGCATCATCTTCAACTTCGCCAACTACCTCCGCTTCTGGGTGCGGGCACGGGTGCGCAAGTGGACCCTGGGCGTGCCCTGCGAGCGGTATCCGCGGGTGGTGACGCTCAGCACCAAGCTGGTGCTCTTCACCACGGCGGGGCTGCTGCTCTTCGGCACCATCGCCTTCTGGGTCTTCGAGCGCGACAACGCCCTGCGCGAGCACGGCGGCTGGTTCGGGCAGCTCACCACCAGCTTCTTCGGCAGCGTCACCCCGCGCACGGCCGGCTTCAACACGGTGAACTACGGCACCCTGACGGTGCCCACGCTGATGATCACCATTCTGCTGATGTACATCGGGGCCAGCCCGGGAAGCACCGGCGGCGGCATCAAGACCAGCACGGCGGCGGTGGCCCTGTTCAACATCTTCAGCACGGGCCGCGGGCGCGAGCGGGTGGAGACCGGCGGCCGCGAGATCGGCAGCATGACGGTGCGCCGCGCCTTCGCCACCATCGTGCTCTCGCTCATCTTCCTGGGGGTGTCCGTCACCGTGGTGGCCTCCCTGGAGAAGGACCTCGGCCTGCTGCCCATCGCCTTCGAGTGCTTCAGCGCCTTCAGCACCGTGGGGCTCTCCACAGGCATCACTGCCGAACTGGACGATGCCGCACGCGTGGCCCTCACCCTGGTGATGTTCGTGGGCCGCGTCAGCGCCCTCACCCTGCTCATCGGCGTGCTCAAGCAGGTGGAGGTGAGCAACTACCGCTACCCCAAGGAGGACATCCTGATCAACTGA